From Lolium perenne isolate Kyuss_39 chromosome 5, Kyuss_2.0, whole genome shotgun sequence, a single genomic window includes:
- the LOC127301549 gene encoding uncharacterized protein, giving the protein MAASATGTAHDPSIPIYISSDEDDEVTVLGSSRSREELQIQQAILLSIDSSRDPTAIPSSPSASPFPSGTAGAGISKDSIPNRKDNRELRLGLPRFPVASSRSLSKPKTPQVIDLDDDDSLRRVIDLDGDEDSLIFSKEIGNGGRRKKPRNGAHFEIGECSHSAKDFDCAICMETVPGVERFAVPGCGHAFCAGCVRQYIAARVDENLLAVGCPDPGCRDGVLHPEECRHVLPSPLFHRWGAALCDMALEEVKFYCPFKDCSALLVDDEPGPGTGQAKAECPHCKRAFCATCKVPWHDGVDCAEFQRLGDDERGREDLLLRKVAQQSKWQRCPKCKMYVDRIDGCTFIACRCGHCFCYLCGNTMARNNHFCKHCNRARR; this is encoded by the exons ATGGCGGCCTCCGCCACCGGCACCGCCCATGATCCATCCATCCCCATCTACATCTCATCCGACGAAGACGACGAGGTAACAGTCCTTGGCTCCTCCCGCAGCCGCGAGGAGCTCCAGATCCAGCAGGCCATCCTCCTCTCCATCGACTCCTCGCGCGACCCGACCGCCATCCCGTCCTCCCCCTCCGCCTCGCCCTTCCCCTCAGGAACCGCCGGCGCTGGAATCTCCAAAGATTCCATTCCAAACCGAAAGGATAATCGCGAACTGCGATTGGGGTTACCCCGGTTCCCTGTGGCTTCCAGCAGATCCCTTTCAAAGCCGAAGACACCTCAAGTTATCGACTTAGATGATGATGACAGCCTTCGTCGAGTTATCGATCTGGATGGTGATGAAGACAGTTTGATCTTCAGCAAGGAGATCGGCAAcggcgggaggaggaagaagccgcGCAACGGCGCGCACTTCGAGATCGGCGAGTGCTCCCACAGCGCCAAGGACTTCGACTGCGCGATCTGCATGGAGACGGTGCCCGGCGTCGAGCGCTTCGCCGTCCCCGGGTGCGGCCACGCCTTCTGCGCCGGCTGCGTGCGGCAGTACATCGCCGCGAGGGTGGACGAGAACCTGCTGGCCGTCGGCTGCCCGGACCCGGGGTGCAGGGACGGCGTGCTGCACCCGGAGGAGTGCCGCCACGTGCTCCCCTCGCCGCTCTTCCACCGCTGGGGCGCCGCGCTCTGCGACATGGCGCTCGAGGAGGTCAAGTTCTACTGCCCCTTCAAGGACTGCTCCGCGCTGCTGGTCGACGACGAGCCTGGCCCCGGGACCGGCCAAGCCAAGGCCGAGTGCCCACACTGCAAGCGCGCGTTCTGCGCCACGTGCAAGGTGCCCTGGCACGACGGCGTCGACTGCGCCGAGTTCCAGCGGCTCGGCGACGACGAGCGCGGCCGGGAGGACCTGCTGCTCAGGAAGGTCGCGCAGCAGAGCAAGTGGCAGAGGTGCCCCAAGTGCAAGATGTACGTCGACAGGATCGACGGCTGCACATTCATCGCCTGCAG GTGCGGGCACTGCTTCTGCTACCTGTGCGGCAACACCATGGCCAGGAACAACCATTTTTGCAAACACTGCAACCGTGCACGGAGATGA